One Mycobacterium kubicae genomic window carries:
- a CDS encoding type II toxin-antitoxin system VapC family toxin, producing MIVLDTNVLSALMRDTPDPAVVEWLDNQPTESIWTTSVTVFEIRTGIELLTPSRRRKRLDEIFSQLLDEDLDGRVQSFDLTAAFAAGTIAATQQRGGRAVEIRDVQIAGIAASRHATVATRNTRHFDGTGVDLVNPWD from the coding sequence ATGATCGTGCTGGACACCAATGTGCTCTCCGCGTTGATGCGGGACACACCCGATCCGGCCGTCGTGGAATGGCTCGATAATCAGCCCACCGAATCAATCTGGACGACATCGGTAACAGTATTCGAGATACGCACTGGTATTGAACTTTTGACGCCAAGCCGCCGACGCAAGCGGCTCGACGAGATCTTTTCTCAACTCCTCGACGAAGACCTTGATGGTCGTGTGCAATCCTTCGACCTGACGGCTGCGTTTGCCGCTGGGACCATCGCCGCCACCCAACAACGAGGTGGGCGTGCGGTGGAAATTCGTGATGTGCAGATCGCCGGCATCGCCGCGTCCCGGCACGCAACTGTGGCTACCCGCAATACTCGCCACTTCGACGGAACGGGCGTCGACCTGGTCAACCCCTGGGACTGA
- a CDS encoding FitA-like ribbon-helix-helix domain-containing protein: MAQILIRQLEDDTKAKLQRLARQHGRSTEEEVREILRNAVRHVDNPPGRLGSRIASRFKGVGLTEDIPELRGQPVQPAQFNES; encoded by the coding sequence GTGGCGCAGATTCTCATCCGTCAACTTGAGGACGACACCAAGGCCAAATTGCAGCGACTAGCCCGTCAACACGGTCGCAGCACCGAGGAGGAGGTGCGCGAGATCTTACGGAACGCAGTCCGGCACGTCGATAATCCGCCTGGGCGGCTCGGGTCTCGTATCGCGTCACGCTTCAAAGGCGTGGGCCTGACCGAGGACATACCCGAACTGCGGGGACAGCCCGTCCAGCCGGCACAGTTCAACGAATCATGA
- a CDS encoding cation:proton antiporter, with the protein MPAAISIHFFLELTVILATCRLVGLVAKRFGQPQVVGEMIAGVLLGPSLLGSIAPGLQHHLFPPGHTNIVLYTVAQIGLVLYMFLVGLNFDVNLIKHRAGTAAAVSAAGIVVPLLLGALIAVPLLASGIFFTKSVTLVMAMMFLGASIATTAFPMLARIIFETKLSGTPLGTLALACGAADDALSWCILATVLAIHRGSPTVAATAIIGGLVYTVLSLTLGRKAFRGLGTISERRNTVTPSMLCTVLVLLMACAWFTDTTGIYAIFGAFILGVAMPSGFFAEHVTVTLEPLVTTFLLPLFFVYSGLNTQIGLLNSPKLWAVTIGILVVSIAGKGVACSLAARLRKVPLRESIALGSLMNARGLIELILLNIGLEAGIITPTLFTILVLVAIVTTLMATPIFEFVYGRHRSGSDQVQPKRSTISWWPGAGSNRRPSAFQAEFWPTPMCFSRSDQKRNRHSDVLDQSVWLVGPMLAP; encoded by the coding sequence GTGCCCGCAGCCATTTCCATACATTTCTTTTTGGAGCTGACCGTCATCCTCGCGACCTGTCGTTTGGTCGGGCTGGTGGCAAAACGCTTCGGACAACCTCAAGTCGTCGGCGAAATGATTGCCGGTGTACTGCTCGGTCCTTCCCTTTTGGGCAGCATCGCGCCCGGCTTACAACACCATCTCTTCCCGCCGGGCCACACCAACATCGTGTTGTACACGGTGGCCCAAATCGGCCTCGTGCTGTACATGTTTCTCGTCGGACTCAATTTCGATGTGAACTTGATCAAACACCGTGCCGGCACTGCCGCCGCCGTTTCAGCAGCGGGCATCGTGGTTCCTCTGCTTCTGGGGGCGCTTATCGCCGTCCCGCTCTTGGCCAGCGGAATTTTCTTCACAAAAAGCGTCACGCTCGTGATGGCAATGATGTTTCTGGGCGCATCGATCGCAACGACCGCTTTCCCCATGCTGGCCCGGATCATCTTCGAGACGAAATTGTCCGGAACGCCGCTGGGCACCCTGGCCCTGGCCTGCGGTGCCGCCGATGACGCGCTGTCGTGGTGCATCCTGGCCACCGTCCTGGCCATTCACCGCGGCAGCCCGACCGTGGCGGCGACGGCGATAATCGGCGGGCTTGTCTACACCGTGCTCTCGCTCACGCTGGGACGAAAGGCATTTCGCGGCCTCGGCACGATATCGGAACGCCGCAACACCGTAACCCCCTCGATGCTCTGCACCGTCCTCGTCTTGCTCATGGCGTGCGCCTGGTTCACCGACACCACCGGTATCTACGCCATCTTCGGCGCCTTCATTCTCGGTGTCGCCATGCCGTCCGGTTTCTTCGCCGAGCACGTCACCGTTACCCTCGAACCGCTGGTCACCACATTTCTGCTGCCGTTGTTCTTCGTCTATTCCGGGTTGAACACCCAGATCGGATTACTGAACAGTCCAAAACTGTGGGCGGTGACAATCGGAATACTTGTCGTGTCGATTGCAGGAAAAGGTGTCGCGTGCAGCCTGGCTGCGCGATTGCGAAAAGTCCCGCTGCGGGAATCGATCGCGTTGGGATCTTTGATGAACGCTCGTGGTCTGATCGAACTCATTCTGCTGAATATCGGACTCGAAGCGGGAATCATCACCCCGACGCTGTTCACCATTTTGGTGTTGGTAGCCATTGTCACCACGCTGATGGCCACGCCGATTTTCGAATTCGTATACGGCCGGCACCGGTCGGGAAGCGATCAAGTGCAACCAAAACGTTCGACGATCTCGTGGTGGCCAGGGGCGGGATCGAACCGCCGACCTTCCGCTTTTCAGGCGGAGTTCTGGCCTACACCAATGTGTTTCAGCCGGTCAGACCAGAAGCGCAACCGGCATTCGGACGTGTTGGATCAGTCGGTCTGGCTCGTTGGCCCCATGTTGGCCCCATGA
- a CDS encoding NAD(P)/FAD-dependent oxidoreductase, giving the protein MDARAQLSRLSPQAREALARRIKTHLSDAENAAPDYDVTIVGGGVAALTLARELRSARPRTRILIVEPTPHPVPEITHTVGESTVEISAHYLRDRIGLADHLHTSQLRKMGLRMFFSHNGNDDIGQRVELGSSRFIPQVTYQIDRGRLENELTRRCRNDGVEFAAGRVRSVDFGTGGAHTITIQTGDTTSHSTTRWVVDASGRNRALPRQLNLKRSNDHNCNAVWLRVAAELDIGRWSDDADWQERIVEGDRAMSTNHLMGEGYWVWLIRLASGSTSVGIVADPQFHSFDRFNTLAKARSWLAEHEPQCAATLAEHAHLIKDFRVMKNYSHSATKVYDGRQRWCLTGDSGVFLDPLYSSGLDLIAIGNGLITDMITRDLDGQDVTTRSEINDSLFRSLTDMWLAVYCHQYALMGSPAVMSAKVIWDIAFYWGFLGFVYSNGRFVTVADDPEIVPHLEGLIKLSVRMQNFFGEWAAVDSGQPCAKFVDLYTPLNFMVTLHTAMMGKASDFTAQFDANVRLLHQLAGQLVDTVCTEKSRSFADDHVVRQVQAWQADSYLRQLRSTYRQEQPNNPISQEWIVRTAPALAVGDQG; this is encoded by the coding sequence GTGGACGCACGAGCGCAACTGTCGCGCCTGAGCCCGCAAGCGCGGGAGGCTCTGGCGCGGCGAATCAAGACCCACCTGTCCGACGCCGAGAATGCCGCGCCGGACTATGACGTCACCATCGTGGGCGGGGGAGTGGCGGCCCTCACGCTGGCGCGCGAACTTCGCAGCGCACGTCCGCGGACGCGGATTCTGATCGTCGAGCCGACCCCGCACCCGGTGCCCGAGATCACCCACACGGTCGGCGAGTCGACAGTGGAAATCTCCGCGCACTACCTGCGGGACCGCATCGGCCTGGCCGACCATTTGCATACTTCCCAGTTGCGCAAAATGGGGTTGCGAATGTTCTTCTCGCACAACGGGAACGATGACATCGGGCAGCGCGTCGAACTCGGCAGCTCCAGATTCATTCCGCAGGTCACCTACCAGATCGACCGGGGCAGACTGGAGAACGAACTGACTCGACGTTGCCGCAACGACGGTGTCGAATTTGCCGCGGGCCGAGTACGATCCGTCGATTTCGGCACCGGCGGCGCGCACACGATCACCATCCAGACCGGTGACACCACTTCACACAGCACGACCCGGTGGGTGGTTGATGCATCGGGGCGAAACCGGGCGCTACCCCGGCAACTGAACTTGAAGCGGAGCAACGACCACAACTGCAACGCGGTGTGGTTGCGTGTCGCGGCCGAGCTCGACATCGGTCGATGGAGCGACGACGCCGATTGGCAAGAGCGCATCGTCGAAGGCGACCGAGCCATGTCCACCAATCACTTGATGGGTGAAGGGTATTGGGTGTGGTTGATCCGACTGGCCTCGGGATCCACCAGCGTCGGTATCGTCGCCGACCCGCAATTCCACTCGTTCGACCGCTTCAACACCCTTGCCAAAGCGCGGTCGTGGCTTGCAGAGCACGAGCCGCAGTGTGCCGCAACGTTGGCCGAGCACGCGCACCTGATCAAAGACTTCCGGGTGATGAAGAACTACAGTCACAGCGCCACGAAGGTTTACGACGGTCGCCAACGGTGGTGCCTCACCGGGGATTCCGGAGTCTTCTTGGATCCGCTGTACTCCTCGGGACTGGACCTCATCGCGATCGGCAACGGCCTCATCACCGACATGATCACTCGTGACCTCGACGGTCAGGACGTCACCACCAGGTCTGAGATCAACGACTCGCTGTTCCGGTCCCTGACCGACATGTGGCTCGCCGTGTATTGCCACCAATATGCGCTGATGGGATCGCCGGCGGTGATGTCGGCGAAAGTCATCTGGGACATCGCCTTCTACTGGGGGTTCCTGGGCTTCGTCTACAGCAACGGCCGGTTCGTCACTGTCGCCGACGACCCCGAGATCGTGCCGCACCTGGAGGGCTTGATCAAACTCAGCGTCCGCATGCAGAACTTCTTCGGAGAGTGGGCCGCGGTGGACAGCGGGCAGCCCTGCGCGAAGTTCGTTGATCTCTACACCCCATTGAACTTCATGGTGACGCTGCATACCGCGATGATGGGAAAGGCTTCGGACTTCACTGCCCAATTCGACGCCAACGTCCGCTTGCTGCACCAGTTGGCTGGCCAGTTGGTCGACACGGTCTGCACTGAGAAGTCGCGCAGCTTCGCCGATGACCATGTCGTGCGGCAAGTGCAAGCGTGGCAAGCGGACTCCTATCTGCGACAACTTCGGTCGACGTACCGACAAGAACAACCGAACAACCCGATCAGCCAAGAATGGATTGTTCGAACCGCGCCCGCGCTGGCCGTCGGAGATCAGGGGTAG
- a CDS encoding RES family NAD+ phosphorylase, giving the protein MIAAPEQGRTLWRVGYYADPLGFTPLELYQFSHRFDDVYRRFRTLYCADLAETCLREVLADFRPNLGALRRHVERYGPEAAQDFTEKPVTAQWRIQHALVPTVLKLDGPLIDLTDVPTRQEIEDRHVELLLEHDLQHLDLREITTSRRAITQTIAADLFDRGAGAVRFPSRLDGNACVALFEGRGTASLAGDPIALTDPPPEPLLNVTTPWGLVLEPAPVKLL; this is encoded by the coding sequence GTGATCGCGGCGCCCGAGCAGGGGCGAACCCTGTGGCGGGTCGGCTATTACGCTGACCCGCTCGGCTTCACTCCGCTGGAGCTGTACCAGTTCAGTCACCGTTTCGACGACGTCTACCGCCGGTTCCGCACGCTCTATTGTGCTGACTTGGCGGAAACGTGTCTTCGCGAGGTGCTAGCCGACTTCCGGCCGAACCTCGGCGCGCTGCGCCGCCATGTTGAGCGCTACGGACCTGAGGCTGCCCAAGACTTCACTGAGAAGCCGGTCACTGCGCAGTGGCGCATACAGCACGCCCTCGTTCCCACAGTCCTGAAGCTCGATGGCCCCTTGATCGATCTCACCGACGTGCCCACACGCCAGGAGATCGAGGATCGCCACGTCGAACTGCTGCTCGAGCACGACCTGCAGCACCTCGATCTGCGCGAGATCACCACCAGTCGCCGCGCCATCACGCAGACGATCGCCGCGGACCTTTTTGACCGAGGCGCCGGCGCCGTCCGGTTCCCGTCCCGCCTGGACGGCAACGCTTGCGTCGCACTCTTCGAGGGGCGCGGCACCGCGAGCTTGGCCGGAGACCCCATCGCGCTCACCGACCCGCCGCCCGAACCGCTCCTCAACGTCACCACGCCGTGGGGCCTAGTGCTTGAGCCAGCGCCGGTGAAACTGCTCTAG
- a CDS encoding type I polyketide synthase encodes MLTEQHHREPLAIVGIGCRFPGDANTPESFWDLLCSGVDATRVVPENRWNAAKFHDPNPAKVGKMVTRRGGFLTEIDQFDAAFFGISPREANLLDPQQRLLLLTTWEALEDGGIAADHLAGTAVGVFVGGFTLDYQLLQNQGRTSRYQFKTHSATGMMMTMLANRISFAFDFRGPSMTVDTACSSSLVAVHLAAQSIWNGECELALAGGVNIMVGPNTAIAESKSGFLSRDGRCKAFDQSADGYARGEGGAVVVIKPLEHALRDRDEIYAQILGTAVSQDGHTGSITVPSEQAQQAAVTMALRRAGVNANDIRYVEAHGTGTPVGDPVEMRALAQALGADRPASDPLLIGSVKTNIGHLEAGAGVAGLIKTALVLKHGRIPANLHLRSSPVPLSELNIDIPRTPRPFPECPRRIAGVNSFGFGGTNAHVVLAGPPTPNTAPSQRDQTPLAVLPISARSEEALVATARQLAEHLSAHPDLALSDLGYTLTQRRSQLTFRRAVTVQSVAEARDQLQALGCGEQNIAASRACSSAPKLAFVCTGMGPQWWKMCRGLLDVYPVFTHSMRRTDRELSRHTGWSLLEELCADETRTRMGETAVAQPANFAIQVALAEQLKHFGVEPDAVIGHSAGEVAAQYLAGVLTFEEATRVIYHRSRLQQRTSGLGRMLAVGCNAESLRQTLGDEGLIGPGVSIAAINSPSALTLAGDGDLLDGIARRLTDAGVFARFLNGKVPYHTHYMDAVKDELCAALADLPAGNATVPLYSTVTGDRLDEYRSGAAYWWQNTRATVLFEPALRSMLDDGYTHFVELGPHPVLAASIAELAADQNVDAVVLASQRRNDDDGRTLMNCVGALHCHGYPLAWDALYPPRSSRLVKLPPYSWQYKRFWNEPQEAAEDLHYQPVHPLLGQPVSAVHPTWEAELSTTAAPFLIDHQVQGSVLLPGAAFIEIALAAANEAYGRTDYSVDNLVLRRAVILDPTCDPILRTTLNPDTGTLEFAAFTATANGDLKWTIVATAELNTLRRATAEIPSEAEHGTSNDADEFYARTEALGFAYGEAFQTITGITSGQGWATAQIAVPTPLTDELDKYRFHPALLDAALQTLFAAPVSGADTSESPYLPTRIRRTAIYGAPEKNMTARLRVVSAGADEIESDITVTGEGGELLAVLTGFTVRSLAASSRLSPDRLDKDLYELAWVATTDVGHDQADCAPLPEGLSWLIFVDATGVGPRIAEQLRCQGHRVHTVTRQSAGALAESEGGYAVDPQQPDQLHQLLAAHQEKEGGLAGVVNCWPLDIAADAAETTHRIGVFPILHLVKALAQAGAVAPRLYVITANAQPVLGSEALAVDQAAIWGLGRVIGHQEFVNQWGALIDIDDADEPHQTAARVCEQLLANGSEDQIALRGEGTFVPRLRPSSNLTRPFPTKLTPDATYVVTGGAGALGRAVATYLAERGARHIALLSRTAIPPRNVWAQLRHDDPRHAVIDMIRRVEHFGAQVHTASVDITDEARVETWLRDHYRAGGRPVRGVIHAAGSVDDQLLVNMSESNFAKVMAPKVTGTRVLHNVFHKHDLEFFVMFGSAGSVIASPGQGNYAAANAFLDAFAHYRQAQGLPALTIGWGPWSVGMVEELHLEQVYAQRGIELITPAAGAQILDRLINQKTPHVIAIGADWARARSVGLGTQLPPMFAELGKAETALAQSDSSSSILDLLAGCPEEDRLDVVTDQVRQIVAAVFDLAADDIGCDDNLDDIGLDSMMAMDFRGRVNAGFGIDLPVLELLRGVSVNSLAVRILAELEPTGATAAAAPGGHGEPDEDVDRLIEGLSEAELRELLAALEADPAQKTGG; translated from the coding sequence ATGCTGACCGAACAACACCATCGCGAGCCGTTGGCGATCGTCGGGATCGGATGTCGCTTTCCGGGGGATGCCAACACCCCGGAAAGTTTCTGGGACCTATTGTGCAGCGGTGTCGACGCCACCAGGGTGGTTCCCGAGAACCGCTGGAACGCGGCCAAATTCCACGACCCCAATCCCGCGAAGGTCGGAAAGATGGTCACCCGTCGCGGCGGGTTCCTCACCGAGATCGACCAATTCGATGCTGCGTTCTTCGGCATCTCCCCACGCGAGGCGAACCTGCTCGACCCACAACAGCGTCTGCTGCTGCTGACCACGTGGGAAGCATTGGAAGACGGGGGAATAGCCGCGGATCACTTGGCCGGGACAGCAGTCGGCGTCTTCGTCGGCGGCTTCACTCTTGACTACCAACTGTTGCAGAACCAGGGCCGCACCAGCCGCTACCAGTTCAAGACCCATTCCGCCACCGGAATGATGATGACGATGCTGGCCAACCGGATCTCGTTTGCATTCGACTTCCGCGGTCCCAGTATGACCGTCGACACGGCCTGCTCCAGTTCTTTGGTCGCCGTTCACCTTGCCGCACAGAGCATCTGGAATGGCGAATGTGAATTGGCGCTTGCCGGCGGCGTCAACATCATGGTGGGGCCCAACACGGCCATCGCCGAATCCAAGAGCGGGTTCCTCAGTCGCGACGGGCGCTGTAAAGCCTTCGACCAGTCCGCGGACGGCTACGCCCGAGGTGAAGGTGGTGCGGTCGTCGTCATCAAGCCCCTCGAGCACGCACTGCGGGACCGCGACGAGATTTACGCGCAAATTCTCGGCACAGCGGTGTCGCAGGACGGCCATACCGGCAGCATCACCGTGCCTAGCGAGCAGGCGCAACAGGCAGCGGTCACCATGGCGCTGCGGCGAGCGGGCGTGAACGCCAACGACATCCGATATGTCGAGGCGCACGGGACCGGAACCCCGGTAGGCGACCCAGTCGAGATGCGCGCTTTGGCCCAGGCGTTGGGGGCCGACCGGCCGGCTTCCGATCCACTGCTGATCGGATCGGTCAAGACCAACATCGGCCACCTCGAAGCGGGCGCGGGGGTGGCTGGACTGATCAAGACGGCGTTGGTGCTCAAACATGGACGAATTCCAGCGAACCTGCATCTACGCAGCAGTCCGGTCCCGCTTTCCGAGCTGAACATCGATATCCCGCGCACCCCTCGCCCGTTCCCCGAGTGCCCGCGGCGCATCGCGGGGGTCAACTCCTTCGGCTTCGGCGGTACCAACGCGCACGTCGTACTCGCCGGGCCCCCGACGCCGAATACCGCCCCGTCCCAACGCGATCAGACCCCCTTGGCCGTGCTGCCGATCTCGGCCCGCAGCGAAGAAGCGCTGGTGGCCACGGCTCGACAGCTGGCCGAGCACCTGAGCGCGCACCCCGATCTCGCCCTGTCGGATCTCGGTTACACACTCACTCAACGACGCTCCCAACTGACCTTCCGCCGCGCTGTGACCGTGCAAAGCGTGGCCGAAGCGCGGGATCAACTGCAGGCACTCGGCTGCGGTGAGCAGAACATCGCCGCCAGCCGTGCCTGTTCTTCGGCGCCCAAGCTCGCGTTCGTCTGTACCGGCATGGGTCCCCAGTGGTGGAAGATGTGCCGAGGACTGCTGGATGTGTATCCGGTGTTCACCCACAGCATGCGCCGGACCGATCGCGAACTATCCCGTCACACCGGTTGGTCGTTGCTCGAGGAACTCTGCGCCGATGAAACCCGCACTCGGATGGGTGAAACGGCCGTAGCGCAGCCGGCGAACTTCGCCATCCAGGTCGCACTGGCCGAGCAGCTCAAACATTTCGGGGTCGAACCCGACGCCGTGATCGGACACAGCGCCGGCGAAGTCGCCGCCCAATATCTCGCCGGTGTCCTCACCTTCGAGGAAGCGACCAGAGTGATCTACCACCGAAGTCGTCTGCAACAACGCACCAGTGGACTGGGTCGCATGCTGGCGGTGGGATGCAACGCCGAATCGTTGCGCCAGACACTCGGCGATGAGGGACTAATCGGGCCGGGGGTATCTATCGCCGCCATCAACAGCCCGTCGGCCTTGACCCTGGCCGGTGACGGTGACCTGCTCGACGGCATCGCCCGCCGGCTGACCGACGCGGGAGTCTTCGCTCGATTCCTCAACGGGAAGGTGCCGTATCACACCCATTACATGGACGCGGTGAAAGACGAGCTGTGCGCAGCGTTGGCGGACCTCCCCGCCGGCAACGCGACGGTTCCGCTGTACTCCACCGTGACCGGCGATCGGCTCGATGAGTACCGGTCCGGCGCCGCCTACTGGTGGCAGAACACCCGCGCCACGGTACTTTTCGAACCCGCGCTGCGGAGCATGCTGGACGACGGCTACACGCACTTCGTCGAGCTGGGTCCGCATCCGGTGCTCGCGGCGTCGATCGCAGAGCTCGCCGCCGACCAGAACGTCGACGCGGTCGTGCTGGCGTCGCAGCGACGCAATGACGACGACGGTCGAACACTGATGAACTGCGTTGGGGCGCTGCATTGTCATGGCTACCCACTCGCATGGGACGCCCTGTACCCCCCGCGCTCGTCTCGGCTTGTCAAGCTTCCGCCGTACTCGTGGCAGTACAAACGCTTCTGGAACGAACCCCAGGAGGCGGCCGAAGACCTGCACTACCAACCGGTGCATCCGCTGCTGGGACAACCGGTGAGCGCAGTGCATCCAACGTGGGAGGCGGAGCTGAGCACCACCGCCGCGCCCTTCCTGATCGATCACCAGGTTCAGGGAAGTGTGCTGCTGCCGGGCGCCGCGTTCATCGAAATCGCCTTGGCGGCGGCCAACGAGGCTTACGGTCGCACCGACTACAGCGTGGACAACCTGGTGCTACGGCGCGCGGTCATTCTCGACCCGACGTGTGATCCCATTCTCCGGACCACCCTCAACCCCGACACCGGCACGCTGGAATTCGCGGCCTTCACCGCGACAGCGAACGGTGATCTCAAATGGACGATCGTGGCGACCGCCGAGCTCAACACGTTGAGGCGGGCAACTGCCGAGATCCCATCGGAGGCCGAACACGGCACATCCAATGACGCTGACGAGTTCTACGCCCGGACCGAAGCGCTCGGGTTCGCCTACGGTGAGGCTTTCCAGACCATCACCGGGATCACGTCAGGACAGGGCTGGGCAACCGCGCAGATCGCCGTGCCCACACCGCTCACCGACGAACTCGACAAGTACCGATTCCACCCGGCCCTCCTGGACGCAGCACTCCAAACCCTGTTCGCCGCACCAGTTTCCGGCGCGGACACCAGCGAGAGTCCCTATCTTCCCACCCGAATTCGGCGCACCGCCATCTACGGTGCGCCCGAGAAGAACATGACCGCTCGCCTGCGTGTCGTCTCGGCCGGCGCAGATGAGATCGAAAGTGACATCACGGTCACGGGTGAGGGCGGCGAACTGCTCGCCGTCTTGACCGGTTTCACGGTGCGATCACTTGCCGCCTCATCGCGGCTGTCCCCTGACCGCCTCGACAAAGATCTCTATGAGCTCGCGTGGGTGGCGACCACCGACGTCGGACACGACCAAGCAGACTGCGCGCCCTTGCCGGAAGGCTTGTCTTGGTTGATCTTCGTCGACGCCACTGGTGTAGGGCCGAGGATCGCCGAGCAGTTGCGCTGCCAGGGCCACCGGGTCCACACCGTCACCCGCCAATCCGCAGGCGCCTTGGCCGAATCCGAAGGTGGGTATGCGGTAGACCCGCAGCAGCCTGACCAGCTACACCAGTTGCTCGCAGCGCACCAGGAGAAGGAAGGCGGCCTGGCGGGTGTGGTCAACTGCTGGCCGCTGGACATCGCCGCCGATGCGGCCGAGACCACCCACCGGATCGGCGTGTTCCCGATCCTGCATCTCGTCAAGGCCCTGGCGCAGGCCGGGGCCGTCGCGCCGCGCCTCTACGTGATCACCGCCAACGCCCAACCGGTGCTCGGCAGCGAAGCGCTTGCCGTTGACCAAGCGGCGATCTGGGGACTGGGCCGGGTCATCGGACATCAGGAATTCGTCAACCAGTGGGGCGCGCTGATCGACATCGACGACGCCGACGAGCCCCACCAGACAGCGGCGCGCGTCTGCGAGCAGCTTCTCGCCAACGGGTCAGAAGACCAGATCGCCCTGCGCGGCGAGGGAACCTTCGTTCCGCGCCTTCGCCCCAGCTCGAATTTGACCAGGCCGTTCCCCACCAAACTCACCCCGGACGCGACGTACGTGGTCACCGGTGGAGCGGGCGCCCTGGGGCGCGCTGTGGCCACCTACCTCGCCGAGCGCGGTGCCCGTCACATCGCACTGCTGAGCCGAACCGCAATCCCGCCGCGGAACGTGTGGGCGCAATTGCGCCACGACGACCCGCGCCACGCAGTCATCGACATGATCCGCAGGGTCGAACACTTCGGCGCTCAAGTTCACACGGCCAGTGTCGACATCACCGACGAGGCGCGGGTGGAAACGTGGTTGAGGGATCACTACCGGGCGGGAGGTAGACCGGTGCGCGGCGTCATCCACGCCGCGGGATCGGTCGACGACCAACTTCTGGTGAACATGAGCGAAAGCAATTTCGCCAAAGTGATGGCGCCCAAGGTCACCGGTACTCGGGTGCTGCACAACGTGTTTCACAAGCACGACTTGGAATTCTTCGTCATGTTCGGGTCGGCGGGCTCAGTCATCGCCTCGCCGGGTCAAGGGAACTACGCCGCCGCCAACGCATTCCTCGACGCCTTCGCGCACTATCGACAGGCCCAGGGCCTGCCGGCGCTCACCATCGGGTGGGGGCCGTGGTCGGTCGGCATGGTCGAGGAGCTCCACCTAGAGCAGGTTTACGCCCAACGGGGGATCGAGCTGATCACGCCGGCCGCCGGCGCTCAGATACTGGATCGCCTGATCAATCAGAAGACCCCGCATGTTATCGCCATCGGCGCCGACTGGGCGCGAGCACGCAGTGTCGGACTCGGTACCCAGCTGCCGCCCATGTTCGCCGAACTCGGAAAGGCCGAGACCGCACTCGCTCAAAGTGATTCGTCTTCGTCGATCCTCGACTTGCTGGCCGGCTGCCCGGAGGAGGACCGGCTCGACGTGGTCACCGACCAGGTGCGGCAGATCGTCGCCGCCGTCTTCGATCTTGCGGCCGACGACATCGGGTGTGACGACAACCTCGACGACATCGGCCTGGACTCGATGATGGCGATGGATTTCCGGGGCCGGGTCAACGCGGGATTCGGAATCGACCTGCCGGTGCTGGAATTGCTGCGCGGCGTAAGTGTCAACTCGTTGGCCGTTCGGATTCTGGCCGAGCTCGAGCCGACCGGGGCGACCGCGGCTGCGGCTCCCGGAGGCCACGGCGAGCCCGACGAGGATGTCGATCGACTCATCGAGGGGCTCTCCGAAGCAGAGTTGCGCGAGCTATTGGCCGCTCTGGAGGCAGATCCGGCACAAAAGACGGGCGGCTGA